A window of the Brassica napus cultivar Da-Ae chromosome C5, Da-Ae, whole genome shotgun sequence genome harbors these coding sequences:
- the LOC106345497 gene encoding casparian strip membrane protein 2, translating into MKNESTFIDVPAESSSAMKGKAPLIGVAKDHTTSGSGGYNRGLSIFDFLLRLAAIVAASVAAGTMFTSDETLPFFTQFLQFEAGYDDLPTFQFFVIAMSMVAGYIVLSLPISVVTIVRPLAAAPRLLLLVLDTAIMGLTMAAASSAAAISYVAHNGNQNTNWLPICQQFGDFCQKTSGAVVSSFVAVVFFMILVVLSGVALKRH; encoded by the exons ATGAAGAACGAATCTACATTCATTGATGTTCCTGCAGAGTCCAGCTCAGCAATGAAAGGGAAAGCTCCTCTAATCGGTGTGGCTAAAGACCACACTACTAGTGGCTCAGGTGGATACAATAGAGGCCTTTCGATCTTTGACTTCCTCCTCCGTTTAGCTGCCATTGTTGCAGCATCAGTGGCCGCTGGAACGATGTTTACAAGCGACGAGACTCTTCCTTTCTTTACACAGTTCTTACAGTTCGAAGCTGGCTACGATGATCTACCAACTTTCCA ATTCTTTGTGATTGCCATGTCAATGGTTGCAGGATACATAGTCCTCTCACTTCCTATCTCCGTAGTCACCATCGTTCGCCCTCTCGCCGCCGCTCCAAGACTCCTCTTGCTCGTTCTTGACACT GCGATTATGGGGTTGACCATGGCGGCTGCATCTTCGGCGGCAGCGATATCTTATGTAGCACACAATGGAAACCAGAACACGAACTGGCTTCCCATTTGCCAGCAGTTTGGTGACTTCTGTCAGAAGACCAGCGGAGCTGTTGTCTCCTCCTTTGTCGCCGTTGTATTCTTCATGATCCTGGTCGTTCTCTCCGGCGTCGCTCTCAAGAGGCACTAA